A window of Natrinema versiforme contains these coding sequences:
- the cobS gene encoding adenosylcobinamide-GDP ribazoletransferase — protein sequence MTAIGRWIGAVRGALGFLTRLPVGFRDGDWEAFRTTPAAFPIVGLVAGALAAVPLLAAETLAAPTVALGYLLSVYAVTGIHHLDGVADLGDALVVHGDVARRREVLKDTTTGVGALLAVSLTVAGLALGGLGLAGLPVGTAVGVAVGAEIGTKFGMGLMASYGRAAYDGMGKQFTDGASSGSFFVPMVVVLAAATLVWPHPGAIALCGAIAGIGLPWYWANRYLGGLNGDIFGAANEIGRVAGIHLGVIAWTLL from the coding sequence GTGACCGCGATCGGGCGCTGGATCGGGGCCGTCCGCGGCGCGCTTGGCTTCCTGACGCGCCTGCCGGTCGGGTTCCGCGACGGCGACTGGGAGGCCTTTCGGACGACGCCGGCGGCGTTTCCGATCGTCGGCCTCGTCGCGGGCGCGCTGGCGGCGGTGCCGCTGCTCGCAGCCGAGACGCTCGCAGCGCCGACCGTCGCGCTCGGATATCTGCTGTCGGTGTACGCCGTCACGGGAATTCACCACCTCGACGGGGTCGCGGATCTGGGCGACGCGCTGGTCGTCCACGGTGACGTAGCGCGCCGCCGCGAGGTGCTCAAGGACACGACCACCGGCGTCGGCGCGCTGCTGGCGGTCTCGCTCACCGTCGCTGGACTGGCGCTCGGGGGGCTCGGACTGGCCGGCCTCCCCGTCGGAACGGCGGTCGGCGTCGCGGTCGGAGCCGAAATCGGGACGAAATTCGGAATGGGGCTGATGGCCAGCTACGGACGGGCGGCGTACGACGGCATGGGGAAACAGTTCACCGACGGAGCAAGCAGCGGCTCGTTTTTCGTCCCGATGGTCGTCGTGCTTGCCGCGGCGACGCTCGTGTGGCCCCATCCCGGCGCAATCGCACTCTGCGGAGCGATCGCCGGTATCGGCCTCCCGTGGTACTGGGCGAACCGGTATCTCGGGGGTCTCAACGGGGACATCTTCGGTGCCGCGAACGAGATCGGCCGCGTCGCCGGCATCCATCTGGGGGTGATCGCGTGGACGCTGTTGTGA
- the cobT gene encoding nicotinate mononucleotide-dependent phosphoribosyltransferase CobT, translated as MRLLLPAGTTETALIDGISAAGAAPELMEHTPSADVEILEYGEPVMSPVTPVSPNGCPTPAAVTRAVREVVDFDVSVIDAGLTRSTAAPTVDLGGTPGTDIRDEAAVPDANAAFDRAHDYGASLPDDRLMIGETVPGGTTTALGVLTALGESAGVSSSLPTNPLERKRRVVDEALAASGLEPGDCEGRPLEAIEAVGDPVQPTVAGIAAGALESGTDVTLAGGTQMVAVAAALRHAGIDAPLSIATTSFVADEQGERLPEACERFDCDLTVTDPGFDEREHVAMARYCAGEAKEGVGMGGALSLVPDGEMDAVRDRLEAVCARLGIDGGEDDADDEPNAERSAGDGAPEGHRGP; from the coding sequence ATGCGGCTGCTCCTCCCCGCCGGAACGACCGAGACGGCCCTGATCGACGGCATCAGCGCCGCCGGGGCCGCTCCCGAACTGATGGAACACACGCCCTCCGCGGACGTCGAGATCCTCGAGTACGGGGAGCCGGTCATGTCGCCGGTGACGCCGGTGAGCCCGAACGGGTGTCCGACGCCCGCAGCCGTGACCCGCGCAGTGCGGGAGGTCGTCGACTTCGACGTGTCCGTGATCGATGCGGGGCTCACCCGGTCGACGGCCGCGCCGACGGTCGACCTCGGCGGGACCCCCGGCACCGATATCCGCGACGAAGCGGCCGTGCCGGACGCGAACGCCGCCTTCGACCGCGCCCACGACTACGGGGCGAGCCTCCCGGACGACCGGCTCATGATCGGCGAGACGGTCCCCGGCGGGACGACGACCGCCCTCGGCGTCCTCACCGCGCTCGGCGAATCCGCCGGCGTCTCCTCGTCGCTGCCGACGAACCCGCTTGAGCGCAAACGGCGGGTCGTCGACGAGGCGCTGGCCGCGAGCGGCCTCGAGCCGGGCGACTGCGAGGGCCGACCGCTCGAGGCGATCGAAGCCGTCGGCGATCCCGTCCAGCCGACGGTGGCCGGGATCGCGGCCGGCGCGCTCGAGTCCGGGACTGACGTGACACTCGCGGGCGGGACCCAGATGGTCGCCGTCGCCGCCGCCCTGCGCCACGCCGGGATCGACGCGCCGCTGTCGATCGCGACCACCTCGTTCGTGGCCGACGAGCAGGGCGAGCGGCTCCCCGAGGCCTGCGAGCGGTTCGACTGCGACCTCACCGTCACCGACCCCGGCTTCGACGAGCGCGAGCACGTCGCGATGGCCCGCTACTGCGCCGGCGAGGCAAAGGAGGGCGTCGGCATGGGCGGCGCGCTCTCGCTCGTCCCCGACGGCGAGATGGACGCAGTCAGGGACCGGCTCGAGGCGGTCTGTGCTCGTCTCGGAATCGACGGCGGTGAGGACGATGCCGACGACGAACCGAACGCCGAGCGTAGCGCTGGCGACGGCGCGCCGGAGGGCCACCGTGGACCCTGA
- a CDS encoding NTP transferase domain-containing protein, with protein MCGGEGTRLESPREKPLHTIAGTAMVDRVLAALRESAIETVYAAVSPNAPETRSHLEATDGVATIETAGEGYVTDLLSVLDDPRISPPVLTVAADLPLLEGPVVDRILVAHGNQSASRTVCVPVALKRRLGVSIDTRLETADHLAPTGVNVVGTTDDPTTMTDVYYDSRLATNVNRLEDARLAAGLLRDRDEDGEGR; from the coding sequence ATGTGTGGCGGCGAGGGGACCCGCCTCGAGAGCCCCCGCGAAAAGCCGCTGCACACGATCGCCGGGACGGCCATGGTCGATCGCGTGCTGGCGGCCCTGCGAGAGAGCGCGATCGAGACGGTTTACGCCGCCGTTTCGCCGAACGCGCCGGAGACGCGATCACATCTCGAGGCGACCGACGGCGTCGCGACGATCGAAACGGCCGGCGAGGGCTACGTGACCGATCTGCTGAGCGTCCTCGACGATCCCCGAATCTCGCCGCCGGTGCTGACCGTCGCCGCGGACCTGCCGCTGCTCGAGGGCCCCGTCGTCGACCGAATACTCGTAGCCCACGGCAATCAGAGCGCCTCGCGGACCGTCTGTGTCCCGGTGGCTCTCAAGCGGCGACTCGGGGTCAGTATCGACACGCGACTCGAGACCGCCGACCACCTCGCGCCGACCGGGGTCAACGTTGTCGGCACGACAGACGACCCAACGACTATGACCGACGTGTACTACGACTCGCGACTGGCGACGAACGTGAACCGACTGGAAGACGCCCGTCTCGCGGCCGGACTGCTGCGGGACCGAGACGAGGACGGGGAGGGCCGCTGA
- the cbiB gene encoding adenosylcobinamide-phosphate synthase CbiB has product MLTTLSVIGLAFSLDLLLGEPPTAAHPVAWFGRLVGAVDRTWSDDERRQRLVGGAIAAVAPLVPAAVAGGVVLAAGLVHPMGGGIAAALVLFLTTSLRSLLELTEDVVGATADEADLEHARERVRGLVGRDTSTLSAGELRSAAVESAAENLADGLIATLLPFAVLAPISLPAAAAVAAWVKGVNTLDSMLGYPSKPIGTASARLDDLVMYLPARIAAVSIAVAAADPLALARARQWARVPPSPNSGWPMATLACALSVRLEKAGVYVLNPDADLPTLAEGERAVTAVGRAAVVSIAGSIGLAIAVAGVVSP; this is encoded by the coding sequence GTGCTGACGACGCTTTCGGTCATCGGCCTCGCGTTCAGTCTCGATCTGCTGCTCGGCGAGCCGCCGACCGCCGCCCATCCCGTCGCGTGGTTCGGCCGCCTCGTCGGGGCCGTGGATCGGACGTGGAGCGACGACGAGCGCCGCCAGCGACTGGTCGGCGGTGCGATCGCTGCCGTCGCTCCGCTCGTTCCGGCCGCCGTCGCCGGCGGGGTCGTCCTCGCGGCGGGGCTCGTCCACCCGATGGGCGGCGGCATCGCCGCCGCGCTCGTACTCTTCCTGACGACCAGCCTGCGCTCGTTGCTCGAGCTCACCGAAGACGTCGTCGGAGCGACCGCAGACGAAGCCGATCTCGAGCACGCTCGTGAGCGGGTCCGCGGGTTGGTCGGCCGGGACACGTCGACGCTCTCGGCCGGCGAGCTTCGCAGCGCGGCCGTCGAGAGCGCGGCCGAGAACCTCGCAGACGGGCTGATCGCGACACTGCTGCCGTTCGCGGTGCTCGCACCGATCTCGCTGCCGGCCGCCGCGGCGGTCGCCGCGTGGGTCAAGGGCGTCAACACGCTCGACTCGATGCTGGGCTACCCCTCGAAACCGATCGGCACCGCGAGCGCGCGGCTGGACGACCTCGTGATGTACCTGCCCGCCAGAATCGCCGCCGTCTCGATCGCGGTCGCCGCGGCCGACCCGCTCGCGCTCGCTCGCGCCCGGCAGTGGGCGCGGGTGCCGCCGTCGCCCAACTCCGGCTGGCCGATGGCGACGCTCGCCTGCGCGCTCTCGGTCCGCCTCGAGAAGGCGGGCGTCTACGTCCTCAATCCCGACGCCGACCTCCCGACGCTGGCGGAGGGAGAGCGGGCCGTCACCGCGGTCGGCCGAGCGGCCGTCGTCTCGATCGCTGGTTCGATCGGGCTGGCGATCGCCGTTGCCGGGGTGGTGTCCCCGTGA
- a CDS encoding histidinol-phosphate transaminase, with the protein MDPDSIHTGTRVPHGGESDRDLLDFSANTNPRTPDGVGDAYTAALEESRRYPDDDYPDYRAAAAEFVGCDPARVIPTPGGLAAIRLAMEAALEPGDEALVPYPSFGEYAREVELQGAEPRFVRYDDLFEMGSAVLEACALAVVCTPNNPTGDAVEPDALEAFATRCADADTTLLVDEAFLGFTDRPSAAELERENVVVARSLTKLFGLPGLRAGFAVAAGERRDALATARRAWSLGTPAARVGAHCLRREEFVRDTRARVALERKRMRDALAERFDVHESDAPYLLCDVGDRDVATVIDDARAAGVAIRDATTFRALDSHVRVAVKDREANDRLLAALGVRDREDTDRGSE; encoded by the coding sequence GTGGACCCTGACTCGATCCACACCGGAACGCGGGTTCCCCACGGTGGCGAGTCCGACCGCGACCTGCTGGACTTCTCCGCCAACACCAACCCCCGAACCCCCGACGGCGTCGGGGACGCGTATACGGCCGCACTCGAGGAGTCCCGGCGTTACCCCGACGACGACTACCCCGACTACCGGGCCGCAGCGGCCGAGTTCGTCGGCTGCGATCCGGCGCGGGTGATCCCCACGCCCGGCGGACTCGCCGCGATTCGCCTCGCGATGGAAGCCGCGCTCGAGCCGGGCGACGAGGCGCTCGTTCCGTACCCGAGCTTCGGCGAGTACGCCCGCGAAGTCGAGCTCCAGGGAGCCGAGCCGCGGTTCGTACGCTACGACGATCTGTTCGAAATGGGTTCCGCCGTGCTCGAGGCGTGTGCCCTCGCTGTCGTCTGCACGCCGAACAATCCGACCGGCGACGCGGTCGAGCCGGACGCGCTCGAGGCGTTCGCGACCCGGTGTGCCGACGCCGACACGACGCTGCTCGTCGACGAGGCGTTTCTCGGCTTTACCGACCGCCCGTCCGCGGCCGAACTCGAGCGCGAGAACGTCGTCGTCGCGCGCTCGCTCACCAAACTGTTCGGCCTGCCCGGGCTCCGGGCCGGCTTCGCCGTCGCGGCCGGCGAGCGACGGGACGCGCTCGCGACGGCGCGGCGCGCGTGGTCGCTCGGGACGCCCGCGGCGCGGGTCGGTGCTCACTGTCTGCGACGGGAGGAGTTCGTTCGCGACACGCGCGCTCGCGTCGCGCTCGAGCGCAAGCGGATGCGCGATGCGCTCGCGGAACGATTCGACGTCCACGAATCGGACGCCCCGTATCTCCTCTGTGACGTCGGCGACCGCGACGTGGCGACGGTGATCGATGACGCGCGAGCGGCCGGCGTCGCGATCCGCGACGCGACGACCTTCCGGGCGCTCGACTCACACGTCCGGGTCGCGGTCAAGGACCGCGAGGCGAACGACCGGCTGCTCGCGGCGCTCGGCGTTCGCGACCGCGAGGACACCGACCGCGGGTCCGAGTGA
- a CDS encoding amidohydrolase family protein → MTGPRAGDRDRSPETATRRRVLAVAGTAGLTGVLGSNAGAIETRDGDARVAQADAGGDAPVAERPLFDAHTHLIPHETLGREPLSADGLLSWMDEHGIDRAVVHALDSPESYPVQAPSWWVLEQVAAASDRLIPFCSVDPRTVVYGEETVSNLLEGYIERGARGFGELKPGLPIDDRRLETIYERCAEYDLPVLCHLDNKALLDEVGLPGFEDALASYPGVDFIAHAHFWWAHISADVTVADRGRYPDGSVEPGGRVPELLGAYDNVYGDLSAGSGWNALTRDPAYGQTFLETHYERLVWGTDYLAPGQMVPQTTMFERFDLDIEAWTAIRARNLERILRDGQPG, encoded by the coding sequence ATGACTGGTCCGCGAGCGGGTGACCGAGACCGATCGCCCGAGACCGCGACGCGGCGGCGAGTACTCGCGGTCGCGGGGACTGCGGGTCTCACCGGCGTGCTCGGATCGAACGCAGGCGCGATCGAGACTCGAGACGGCGACGCTCGAGTCGCACAGGCTGACGCCGGCGGGGACGCCCCCGTCGCGGAACGTCCGCTGTTCGACGCGCACACGCATCTGATCCCCCACGAGACGCTCGGCAGGGAGCCGCTGTCCGCCGACGGACTGCTCTCCTGGATGGACGAGCACGGGATCGATCGCGCCGTCGTCCACGCGCTCGATTCGCCGGAGAGCTACCCCGTACAGGCTCCGAGCTGGTGGGTTCTCGAGCAGGTCGCGGCCGCTTCCGACCGCTTGATCCCGTTCTGTTCGGTCGATCCACGGACCGTGGTCTACGGGGAGGAGACCGTCAGCAATCTGCTCGAGGGGTATATCGAACGCGGCGCTCGCGGCTTCGGCGAACTCAAGCCGGGCCTGCCGATCGACGACCGACGGCTCGAGACGATCTACGAACGCTGTGCCGAGTACGACCTCCCCGTCCTGTGCCATCTGGACAACAAGGCGCTGTTGGACGAGGTCGGCCTCCCGGGGTTCGAAGACGCGCTCGCGTCCTACCCCGGCGTCGATTTCATCGCACACGCGCACTTCTGGTGGGCCCACATCTCGGCGGACGTGACGGTCGCCGACCGGGGTCGCTACCCCGACGGTTCGGTCGAACCCGGCGGACGGGTCCCCGAACTGCTCGGGGCGTACGACAACGTCTACGGCGACCTCTCGGCCGGCTCGGGCTGGAACGCGCTCACTCGCGATCCGGCGTACGGACAGACGTTCCTCGAGACCCACTACGAGCGACTGGTCTGGGGGACGGACTACCTCGCTCCCGGGCAGATGGTTCCGCAGACGACGATGTTCGAGCGGTTCGATCTCGACATCGAGGCGTGGACGGCTATTCGAGCGCGGAACCTAGAGCGAATCCTCCGAGACGGTCAGCCCGGGTGA
- a CDS encoding HAD family hydrolase yields the protein MGVSFDLFGTLVTADRPDDPAAAVAAELAKRDVTVPDDWAAAYAEPHVDAPDGAEVPLPAHVSRALASRGVDYDRNAARRAVVAAFDPAVETRDGALEAVAAAREQGPVAICSNCSVPELVGRTLVRSAFERDDFDAIVTSVGCGWRKPAPEIFELTADELGVPLADLVHVGDDPHADGGIEAVGGTALLLEDASLADVPARLATGERQQS from the coding sequence GTGACCGCCGACCGCCCGGACGACCCGGCTGCAGCCGTCGCGGCCGAACTCGCAAAGCGAGACGTCACGGTGCCGGACGACTGGGCCGCGGCCTACGCCGAGCCCCACGTCGACGCGCCCGACGGCGCGGAAGTGCCGCTTCCGGCTCACGTCTCCCGCGCCCTCGCGAGCCGCGGCGTCGACTACGACCGAAACGCGGCCAGACGGGCGGTCGTGGCGGCGTTCGATCCGGCCGTCGAGACCAGAGACGGCGCGCTCGAGGCGGTCGCCGCCGCTCGAGAGCAGGGACCAGTTGCAATCTGTTCGAACTGCAGCGTCCCGGAACTCGTCGGTCGCACCCTCGTCAGGTCGGCCTTCGAGCGCGACGATTTCGACGCGATTGTCACGAGCGTCGGCTGCGGCTGGCGCAAACCCGCGCCGGAAATCTTCGAACTGACCGCCGACGAACTCGGCGTTCCGCTCGCCGATCTCGTCCACGTCGGCGACGATCCGCACGCCGACGGGGGTATCGAGGCCGTCGGCGGCACGGCGCTGCTACTCGAGGACGCCTCGCTCGCGGACGTGCCGGCGCGACTGGCGACCGGCGAACGACAGCAGTCATGA
- a CDS encoding adenosylcobinamide amidohydrolase: MTDADTDRDPEFDAVRRDGVLRIRRPNAEWLSTGWNGGRRVADHAYNISVPEGWDRTDLEAYVDDRLERAGFETPASETDGPALLTGVDVADARGARRGPVTAYATAGMSNPAALPVEPAPAESDGDGIEAGESELEPGRGTVNVVVGTTRALAPGALANLIAVAAEAKAATLLAETEFPGTTTDAVVVGHDPDGSQAAFSGSGTEVGAATRACVRDAVRASLRAHYAAADAELPASVADATYGVSTAERADVFRPALEDGSAEPDS; the protein is encoded by the coding sequence ATGACCGACGCGGACACCGATCGGGACCCGGAGTTCGATGCGGTCCGACGGGACGGCGTGCTCCGAATTCGCCGGCCGAACGCGGAATGGCTCTCGACCGGCTGGAACGGCGGCCGCCGCGTGGCGGACCACGCGTACAACATCTCGGTTCCCGAGGGCTGGGACCGAACGGATCTCGAGGCCTACGTCGACGACCGACTCGAGCGAGCGGGGTTCGAGACGCCCGCTTCGGAGACGGACGGACCGGCGCTGCTGACCGGCGTCGATGTCGCCGACGCGCGCGGCGCTCGCCGCGGTCCCGTGACGGCCTACGCGACCGCCGGGATGTCGAACCCCGCCGCGCTCCCCGTGGAACCGGCTCCTGCAGAGTCGGACGGAGATGGGATCGAAGCCGGCGAGTCCGAACTCGAGCCGGGCCGAGGAACGGTCAACGTCGTCGTGGGGACGACGCGAGCGCTCGCGCCGGGAGCGCTGGCGAACCTGATCGCGGTCGCCGCGGAGGCGAAGGCGGCGACGCTCCTCGCCGAAACCGAGTTTCCGGGCACGACCACCGACGCGGTCGTCGTCGGCCACGATCCGGACGGATCGCAGGCGGCGTTCTCGGGGAGCGGCACCGAAGTCGGTGCGGCAACGCGAGCCTGTGTGCGAGACGCCGTCCGGGCGTCGCTTCGCGCCCACTACGCGGCCGCCGACGCCGAACTCCCGGCGTCGGTCGCCGACGCGACCTACGGGGTTTCGACAGCCGAGCGCGCCGACGTGTTTCGGCCGGCGCTCGAGGACGGCTCCGCCGAACCCGACAGTTAA